The Brienomyrus brachyistius isolate T26 chromosome 9, BBRACH_0.4, whole genome shotgun sequence genome contains the following window.
agaaaagtatttgtgaggtcaggtacTAATGCTAGACTTGAAGGTCTGGCTCGCAATCTCCGTTCTAGTTCATTCCATTTTGTTTGATGGGGATGAGGTCAGggctgtgtgggccagtcaagttcttccacaccaaactcacccaacagtCACACGGGAACAGATAGGATCTTCCCCAAACTGTCCCGACAAAATTGGAAGCATAGAACTGTCCAAAacgtcttggtatgctgaagcattaagtgttcccttcactggaactaaggggcccagAACAGCCCCTGAAACCACCAAactacagttggcacaatgcagttcgGTagataacgttctcctggcatctgccaatcccagactcatccatcagactgccagacagagaagcattatttgtcactccacagaacacgtttccactacTCCAGTGTCCTGAggcggcgtgctttacaccactccataacgacacttggcattgtgcttggtgataTGAGGCTTGCATgtagctgcttggccatggaagcccatttcaTGAAGCTCCCAGCACACAGTTTTTGCGCTGCAGTTAATGCCAGAGCAAATTTGGAACATTGGCGTTATTGAGTCAATACAGCACTGGTGACTTTTATGCACTGTGTCCCTCGGCACTCAAAGACTTCCCTAAGTTACTTTATGTGGTCTGCCACTtgcctttctgttgttcctaaacattTCCACTTCGCAAGAATATctagcaggaaaaaaaatacctaaaaataaatatgaactGATTTATTGCTAggatggcatcctatgacacgCCCACATTTGAATTCAATGAGCTCTTCAAAACGAACCAttctttgtaaacctgactgcatggataAGTGCTTGATTTTCTAcagctgtggcaatgggtctgaatgaaacacccggATTCAATGATTAGGAGGAATGTTGCAATACTCTTGTCCATATGGTGTATATTTCAGGGGCATTTCCAGCTATTAAAAAGATCATGGCATAAGTCAAATTCACCATTCACAAGACTGGcatcagggctaaaatactcgggaCTATAGCCCCAAGTGATCGGACCTAATGACacctatgatatatattacGATTGAAATGTGCCACCAcatgtagtggttagcactgttgcctcacacctctgggacccaggttcgagtctccgcctgggatacatgtgtgtggagtttgcatgttctccccatgtcgtcgtggggtttcctccgggtactccggtttccccccacagtccaaagacatactgaggctaattggagttgctaaattgcccgtaggtctgcctgtgtgagtgaatggtgtgtgagtgtgccctgcgatgggctggccccttcatcctgggttgttccctgcctcgtgcccattgcttccaggataggctccggaccccccgcgacccagtaggataagcagtttggaaaatggatggatggatggaggtacGTCATCAGCGCCATTTGTCTCAAGGTCAAAGACCGGAGCCGATGCACTCTGCTACTCTGGCCACCCACACGCCTTCCGCCTGCATCCTGTCAGAACCCTATGTGTCCAGAACCCCGTGCCCAGGCTCACACCACTGTCGTTTATTCTGCACATCTCCCATATCCAAATGctaatccagtaggataagcggtttggaaaatggatggatggatggatgtgccaCCACACAACTCCGCACCCTAGCAACAGCATAGAGATTACCGCTTATAACCCACTAGCACGCTCTTACTCTCATGTTGTATGACGGAGTCTATTGGGCGATGGACCAGTCACTTCCGCTATTTAGCTAATTCCGCTTCCTGTCATCACTAGAGCCTAACGTTGCGTGAACGCGGCGAGAGAGGAAACTTCTTGTTGTAGACCTAGCCGCTTTGCAACTGTTCTGTTGTTAAAGTTGTTTTATATTAAACACTGCCTCTGGTTCCTACAAGTAGGGCTGTGTTCTTTGGGCTTTTCGGATATTGGTGAGCGTAAACCTTATCCTGAGTATGTTTAGATTTCTGTGTTGCCGCGTGAAACGGGTGTCGGGACGGCCGGGGCGAACCGCGGCTGCTGGACTTGCATCGCGGCCGCGGTGACTGCGTGTGTCGCCTCACTCCATAAATCGCTGAATGTCCCGTGTTATTCGTGGCAGTTAAAGCCAGTTAATAGCCGTAGCTTTCTAGCTAATCTGCTGATAAATTAAGTAATCGGTTATTAGTTGGTTACCAGGTATTCAGCATACTAACATTCCTGAGCGACAGCGTTGGTTATTTGCACTTTTTATACCTTTACGGTATCTTTGCAGTTTATAGGTAATCGAGACCTTGCGGAAACTTTCCCCAGGCCAAGGTTTAGACATGGCGAAGATCTCGAGCGTGTATCCTTGCTTATCTTACCGTAGTTAATGCCCTCTGCGTAGTGCCTTCGATACATAAACCATTAAGGATGTTTACTTCAGTGGAAATAGCCACTGTGCTAAAAGATCGcttttaaaagtcttttttttagACTTAAATGAGTATAATGCAGTAACTAGTTTCTTTAGTGTGCAGGATCAACGGCGACCCGTttgatcacacattaagcattaCCCACTCGGTATTTTTGCTTTTTCTTTAGAAGCCTGTGAGTGGTATTCATAACGGTATTGTTTTTGTGACCGTGTCGGCATACGCTAAACCGCGGCTGCCTTTTTCCTCATGTACAGAGACGCCAGGATGTCCCTGCCGAAGagagaggtggaggagctgcggCCCTGGGTGGAGCGCACGGTGAAGAAGGTGTTGGGCTTCTCGGAGCCTACAGTCGTGACGGCGGCGCTGCATTGCGTGGGGAAGGGTCTGGACAAGAGGAAGACAACAGGTTAGTGCCACCTGTGTGGTTGGTGGTTGCTGGCTGCTTCTGCCATGGCCTGGCTCACGCTCCCCCTCCGCCTCACAGACCAGCTCCGGCCGTTCCTGGATGAGTCAGCGGGTGGTTTCGTGGAGCGGCTGTTTGAAGCCTTGGAGGAGAGTCGGAATTCCCGTGGCAGTAAGACGGGTGGAGAGAAGCATCGAAAGCGAGACCTGAAGGTACAGTCCTGATGACATGGTGCCACGAGAGTCTGATCATTCACTGTTGCTCACTCCTCCAGTCAGCCAGTTAAACCGTGCTCACATCAGTGAGGTCTGGCAGTTCTTTCAGGCTGtacctcccatctgtggtcaacccaCCTCAGTTTTTCATGAGCAGGAGTTGGGAGTAATGAAGTAACAGACCCGTGTCGTCCGTCAGGATGTTTTTGGGGAGGACTCTGAAACTGGAAAAGAGCCACCCATCAGCATGGAGCCGGTGGTAAAGAAGAAACGCGTCCCTCGCTtcgaggaggtggaggagccgGAAGTGCTGCCAGGGCCTCCTCCCGAGAGTCCGGGCATGCTCACCAAGATGCAGGTGAGGGGCCTCCGCTCCGCCTCAGCTGGCTGCCTCTGAGCTGGCTGCCGGGTGGGACGAGACCAGGGCCTGCAGCGCGCTTGAGTTTGGCTGCTTTTCCCCTCAGATCAAGCAGATGATGGAGGCGGCGACCAGGCAGATCGAGGAGCGGAAGAAGCAGCTCAGCTTCTCGGCTCCGGTTGCAGCGCCTCCAGTGAGCagatcccccctcccctttttcCTTATGCTTCCTGTACATATCATATAATATAAAGGTCACATTTTACTGTGACATTTAAAGCCAGATTTAATTCTCCTGTGGCTTTTTCTTTGTTCTTTTAACCTGCCACATTTGCATGCTGTCATGTTTTGCCAGCCCTCCTTCCTCTAAGCAGTATCTGCTCCTCTTCCTGCCCCCCAGACGGACTCCTCTACCACCAACCGCCTCCTCCCCACGGTGCAGCCCCCCCTGACTTCCTCACAGTCCATCCCACCCTCCCAGGCGGCCACATTCATGAACGACGCCATCGAGAAGGCGCGCAAGGCTGCCGAGCTGCAGGCCCGCATCCAGTCACAGTTAGCCATGAAGCCGGGCATCCTGGGCGCACTGGGTACCGGCTCTCACAATCTGGTCGCCCTGGCTAACCTGCACGCCATGGGCATCGCCCCCCCGTGAGTGCTTTTGGTCAGCCTCCATGTGGTGTACATGTACGACGCACACCCCCCACTGGCTTGGGGCCTCTGATCGCTATTCTTCCTCAGTGGCCTGCCTTCATCCATCCCTCGTTGTCGGTAACACTtcgtggtgatgatgatgatatttGGTAAAtgtagaagtttttttttttttttttttgtatgtattCTACCCCCCAGAAAAGTGGAAGCTCGGGAAGTGACCAAGCCAACTCCCTTGATCTTGGACGAACTCGGCCGAACGGTTGATGCCAGTGGCAAGGAGGTGGAGCTCACTCACCGCATGCCAACTCTGAAGGGTAGGTCCTCCTTggggctccctctctctcttcggGGCTCTTCATGTCTCTGTGGTCTGCTGTCTGTGCCCTTCTGCTCTGCAGTCTAAACCCTGTGTCTCTTCTGAATGACCAGCAAACATCAGGGCCGTGAAGAGGGAGCAGTTTCGGCAGCAGCTGAAGGAGCGTCCAGGTGAGGAACTGGAGTCCACGTCCTACTTCGACCAGCGGGTCTTCGTCCCGATCCCCCAGCGTCCCCGCAGGGGCTTCAAGTTTCACGAGAAGGGCCGCTTTGAGAAGATCGCCCAGCGCATCCGCACAAAGGTCTCCGTTGACTCGGGGTGTTGGCATAAGACCCCACTGTAGTTTTTCATGTATATTCCGTTTTCTGGAAGCCCATATTAACCCCGCtacctcttcccccccccccactttccctACAGGCCCAGCTGGAGAAGCTGCAAGCTGAGATAGCCCAGGCAGCCAAGAAAACGGGCATCCATGCATCCACCAAGCTGGCTCTGATCGCTCCTAAGAAGGAACTGGGAGATGGGGAGGTGCCCAGTATCGAGTGGTGGGACTCCTACATCCTGCCGTCTCACATGGAAATGTACGACCCTGCCGCCGTGCCTGCCGCATACAGCATACTGGACTGAGTCACATGTTACCTGCAAGTGAAGATGCATCTGTATGTCCTCCATATAAAACAACTTTATCTGTCAAACACTTTTTTGCCATGAAGAGTAGGGCCAGAGCCTTTTTACTTTATCAGAAGCTAATCTTAAGCATTGTTGTAACTACTATTTGTTGTGAAGTTTTTATCTTTTGTATTGTTCAGTCTGTTTTAATATCCACATTCTTTCACCATGAACATAGCCAGAGTTGCTTGCATAGTGTTAAGCTTTAGTGTTTGGTCAGGATGGCCACCCCTAACTCTGTCATCTCCCCTAGCCTCACCGTACTCCCCCCCAATGACTTTCTCTCCACCCTGTTCCTGCAGTTCATGCACAACGACGTTTGACACCATCGATCTATTTGGGGTGACAAACCTGGTGGAGCACCCGGCTCAGATCAGCCCCCCAGGTAAGGCTGGGTGGGGTCAGCATGCCCCCGGCTCCCCTTACAGGAAAGCAGGTTGGTTTTTTAGCCCCTGGAGTGGTTTGGCAAGgaacatttaaaacatgttagaAAAGTTGTCCATGTGGCTTTTAGGGTGAAAGGGTGGCAGTTTCACAGGGGCCTTTTTAACCATGACTTTGTGGCGACTGGCAGTTTCCTAATGTGTCTCAGAAATAGAGGACTACGCTTTACAGGAAGGGGCCACAAATTCATCATTGGCATCTGGCTTTCTGTTCGCAGTGAGACATTCAAAAAACTATTTGCCTGCAGAAACGGAGCTCTGCTGTTGTGCATAAGTATGAAAATGGGCGTTGAGACATGATGGGAATCCATCTGCGATGCGTGAAAGCAGTTTTCAGGCAGATTTGTTTTACGTTGGCAGTGTAAATATCTGGCCAAAAGGTGATTTTCTTCTATTATGTTTATTGAGGGAAAGATTAGATGCACTGGAAATCTTTCGTTGCTGTCTCAGTTCAATTGAATCTATTTGTTCTTATAACCTAAATTCAAACCTTTTTTTAACTTCTCCggaaaaaaattacaaattacCATGCCAACGTAATTACACACTTAATGGAATACAAAGAAAGCAGAATCTCTGAACAATTAAAATCAGTCTTTGTAACTTTGCTGCACTTTAACCCTATTTGATCTTCGATAGATTTCATTACCACTGATTACATGGATGGAAAAAGTAAACTTCATCAGATCTAAAATTGTAACTGCGAAAACAGAGGGCAGTAAAATTGGAACTGCAAAAAGGGGGCAGCTGAGAGCAAAAACAGCCTGTAGCCACTTAAAAACATTCCATGGGTTTTTATGCTAGTGATTTTTAAAATAGTGAGGCGCAAAATTTTCTGGATATTTTATAAAGGGCAGAAATGCATAAATGTAGATTCAGTCCTGCTACAACGTGACTAATGCGTTGCTGAAAAACCTAAAATCGTGACCTAAAATACACGTATCTAGTGGGGAAACGCAGGTTCAGGGGAATGAATTCCAAAATTTTATAACTTACTCCAAAGGAAATAGAATGAAATGTAATTGGTGACACCAGTGGTCAGTAATGTAAttgtatgcatttttaaataagaCATGGGCATGGAAGGTAACATGGCGGCTGAGAGTCTACGAAAAGGAAGTATAAGCAGATTTAAAAAGGGTGCTCTGTGTTTCCTGTACAATGTGTGGATCTACAAAAAATTAGATTATTTTAGATTGGGAAAACCAGTTCAACTGATGCACGGCAAAGAACTGGTTTCAAAAGAGTGATTAATTCAGGCATCACCGTCGTTCACTCGGATAGCTATATTAGCTTGGAAGTAGTGTTTCTCCCCAAGGCCATATTGCGTTGTGGTTTGCATAGTGTTCTTCTGTCTGACCGAAAATTGCACAGATATAAATACCATTCTGCTTTGTGTTGTATAGAGGGTGTTTTGTGTCAATATTCATTACATGTaacatttaaatgattatttaaattTACAGTTTAAATgatatggggggtgggggtgcactAATATATTAATCGTGTTAGAACAGATTTGTGGTGTATCAGGGCTGACTATATTGATACAAAATGCCCTATAAGCATATCAGAAAACTATAAAATGCAACCACCAAGcaaagtttcaaaataaattacagtattttcttattaaaagaatttcatTTCACATACTCCTGTATCAGTCTGTTCCTTCACAAGGACACTGGCTCCATGGCCAAGCACGAGCAACATTTTTTCACTGCTTTGAGACACAATACAAATGTGAAACCACACAATTCTTAAGTGACTTAAATACATCCCAGCTACTCGCGTGAGCAGACATTCAGTCAAAAAAGTAGTAAAattcaaagattttttttttttctaattgaCAAAGCTGCTTGCTTTTTGTGCCACtcaatttttaaatgaaaaattaCAAACGCAACTTAAGTTGTTTGTCATCTTAAAACCTTTAAATACAAATAGCTTGCAAGTTTCTTGATTCAAGGTAAATGATCAGCTGTTGGCTCTGACATTAAAATATCTGAAAAAAACTAAACTTCCCTTTATGCACAAACATTTTGCGCACGGACGTTGTGTGGCTACATTATGGGGACAGTTTCTTGTATTTTCAAAATACTATTTTTGTATTAATACAAATTGTATTTTTATGAATCATTTTTAGGAAGTCAAATACAACTACAGTTTTGTATTGTAAATACGTGTCAGAAATACTGGCAGTCCCCAGATTTAAAAATGTCCAACTTTCAGAAAAATCATACTTATGAACGGACCACCATAAAGCCTATTACATTAAAAATTTGAGTTAAATACAGCGATTCGTAATAATAAACGCATGTATTAGTTTGACACGTGAAGATATTGTGCAGCTTCAGCAATTCATTGGCTCAAGGTACAGGACTAATGTTTCTGATTCCTTTTACTGTTATAATACAGATTATATTTTCCCAACTTGCCTACAAATTCGACTTGGGCTTAGGGAAAGAATCTTGTTTGTGACCTGGGGGGCTGCCTGTACTGTCCATCCCTAATCACGATGCACTGATGCCCTAGTTTAACGTGTGTGTGCCCCCCATGCCGACCCCTCCCCCCTTTCTCTGTCAGTGGACACAGACAAGCCGGTCACCTTGGGAGTGTACCTCACCAAGAAGGAGCAAAAGAAGCTGAGGAGGCAGACCCGCAGGGAAGGGCAGAAGGAGATGCAGGAGAAGGTGCGACTGGGACTGATGCCCCCCCCAGAGCCCAAAGGTATGGCCCATCCTGTTTGGGTGGCAGCTTGCGGTGAAATCCTCTAGAGCCTCTGTTTACAGTGACTCATTACTGCAGGATTCCTACTGTAGAAAGGTGGGTGTTTATCATGGCTCATGActgtcccctgcccccccccccccccccagtgcgcATCTCCAACCTGATGCGAGTGTTGGGCACAGAGGCCGTCCAGGACCCCACCAAGGTGGAGGCCCATGTCCGTGCGCAGATGGCCAAGAGGCAAAAGTGAGTCACGCCGAGTGAACAGTGACCGTGCCTGGTGGTGTGACGGTGTAGGTCCCTGGTTTCACGGCTGCTTATTATCCCTCCACGCCTTCAGGGCCCATGAGGAAGCGAACGCAGCTCGCAAGCTGACCGCAGAacagaggaaggagaagaaggccaagaagctgaaggaggacCTGAGCCAGGGAGTTCACATAACTGTGTACAGGTGGGTTGGGtttgcttttgggggggggggtttggtctCTCAGAGGCGGGGCCACTGCATGGAGGGGAGGTCAGATGGAGATTCTGGTATGTGTCTGGCTCAATATTACACACACAGCCCTGTAGGGGGCAGGATTTTAAGTCAGATTGCATTTCCTCATCTAGAATAAGAAACCTGACAAACCCAGCCAAGAAGTTCAAGGTGGAGGCGAACGCGTC
Protein-coding sequences here:
- the prpf3 gene encoding U4/U6 small nuclear ribonucleoprotein Prp3, producing the protein MSLPKREVEELRPWVERTVKKVLGFSEPTVVTAALHCVGKGLDKRKTTDQLRPFLDESAGGFVERLFEALEESRNSRGSKTGGEKHRKRDLKDVFGEDSETGKEPPISMEPVVKKKRVPRFEEVEEPEVLPGPPPESPGMLTKMQIKQMMEAATRQIEERKKQLSFSAPVAAPPTDSSTTNRLLPTVQPPLTSSQSIPPSQAATFMNDAIEKARKAAELQARIQSQLAMKPGILGALGTGSHNLVALANLHAMGIAPPKVEAREVTKPTPLILDELGRTVDASGKEVELTHRMPTLKANIRAVKREQFRQQLKERPGEELESTSYFDQRVFVPIPQRPRRGFKFHEKGRFEKIAQRIRTKAQLEKLQAEIAQAAKKTGIHASTKLALIAPKKELGDGEVPSIEWWDSYILPSHMEISCTTTFDTIDLFGVTNLVEHPAQISPPVDTDKPVTLGVYLTKKEQKKLRRQTRREGQKEMQEKVRLGLMPPPEPKVRISNLMRVLGTEAVQDPTKVEAHVRAQMAKRQKAHEEANAARKLTAEQRKEKKAKKLKEDLSQGVHITVYRIRNLTNPAKKFKVEANASQLYLTGTVVLHRDVNIVVVEGGPKAQKKFKRLMLGRIKWEEQTNSKREDGEGSDDEASKKTNKCSLVWEGTAKERSFGEVKFKQCPTESMAREHFKKHGTEHYWDLALSQSVLECTDD